One genomic window of Paraburkholderia acidiphila includes the following:
- a CDS encoding transposase: MTPHRDITDEEWQRVMLLLPELRPRTEMRGRPLANTRSVLNGVLWVMYSGATWSAMPRRYPSYQTCHRRFKTWHDNGALKCVMGELFGEEGVALCDTIEARMRKHASRAEKAARRQEAARNTPRHSPFVPVAPAAAPS; the protein is encoded by the coding sequence ATGACCCCGCATCGCGATATTACCGACGAAGAATGGCAGCGCGTGATGCTGCTCCTGCCCGAACTGCGCCCGCGCACCGAGATGCGCGGCCGGCCGCTCGCCAATACGCGCTCGGTGCTCAACGGCGTGCTGTGGGTCATGTATAGCGGTGCAACCTGGTCGGCCATGCCGCGCCGCTACCCTTCGTATCAAACCTGCCATCGCCGCTTCAAGACGTGGCACGACAATGGTGCGCTCAAGTGTGTGATGGGCGAATTGTTTGGCGAAGAGGGCGTGGCGTTGTGCGACACCATCGAAGCGCGCATGCGCAAGCACGCGAGCCGCGCAGAAAAAGCGGCGCGCAGGCAGGAAGCGGCACGCAACACGCCGCGCCATTCGCCGTTCGTACCGGTGGCACCCGCA
- the zapE gene encoding cell division protein ZapE — protein sequence MNVTEYYENELQKRGYKPDTAQRVAIDRLQRCYDEWVAYKSRRSNALKKFLIHPDLPRGVYMWGGVGRGKSFLMDSFYAVVPLQRKTRLHFHEFMREVHRELEELKGQADPLDELARRIAKRYRLICFDEFHVSDIADAMILYRLLDRLFENGVQFVMTSNYDPDLLYPDGLHRDRMLPAIELIKSKLDVLNVDAGVDYRQRTLAQVEVYHTPLGAAADKALRHSFAELAAVPDESPLLRIEKRELKALRKADGVVWFDFATLCGGPRSQNDYLELASRFHAVILSDVPQMTPRMQSEARRFTWLIDVFYDHKVKLLMSAAVPPEELYVEGPMANEFTRTVSRIVEMQSKEYLETPRRIVDTALT from the coding sequence ATGAACGTCACCGAATACTACGAAAACGAACTGCAGAAGCGGGGATACAAGCCCGATACGGCGCAACGCGTCGCGATCGACCGGCTGCAGCGGTGCTACGACGAGTGGGTGGCATACAAGTCGCGACGGTCGAACGCGCTCAAGAAGTTTCTGATTCACCCCGATCTGCCACGCGGCGTGTACATGTGGGGCGGTGTAGGGCGCGGCAAGAGCTTCTTGATGGACAGCTTCTACGCGGTGGTGCCACTGCAGCGCAAGACGCGTCTGCATTTTCACGAATTCATGCGCGAGGTGCACCGCGAGCTCGAAGAGCTCAAGGGCCAGGCCGATCCGCTCGACGAACTCGCGCGCCGCATTGCGAAGCGTTATCGCCTGATCTGCTTCGACGAATTCCACGTCTCGGACATTGCCGACGCGATGATCCTCTATCGTCTGCTCGACCGTCTCTTCGAGAACGGCGTGCAGTTCGTGATGACGTCCAACTACGATCCCGATCTGCTCTATCCCGATGGCCTGCATCGCGACCGCATGCTGCCCGCGATCGAGCTGATCAAAAGCAAGCTCGACGTGCTCAACGTCGATGCGGGCGTCGACTATCGTCAGCGCACGCTCGCGCAGGTCGAGGTTTATCACACGCCGCTCGGCGCGGCCGCCGACAAGGCGTTGCGCCACTCGTTCGCGGAGCTTGCCGCCGTGCCCGACGAAAGCCCGCTGCTGCGCATCGAGAAGCGCGAGCTCAAGGCGCTGCGCAAGGCCGACGGCGTGGTGTGGTTCGACTTCGCGACGCTGTGCGGCGGTCCGCGTTCGCAGAACGATTATCTGGAGCTGGCGAGCCGCTTTCACGCCGTGATCCTCTCCGACGTGCCGCAGATGACGCCGCGCATGCAGTCCGAAGCGCGCCGTTTCACGTGGCTCATCGACGTGTTCTACGACCACAAGGTCAAGCTGCTGATGTCGGCTGCGGTGCCGCCCGAAGAACTCTACGTGGAAGGCCCGATGGCCAACGAGTTCACGCGCACGGTGTCGCGTATCGTCGAAATGCAGTCGAAGGAATATCTCGAAACGCCGCGCCGCATTGTCGATACGGCCCTGACCTGA
- the lpdA gene encoding dihydrolipoyl dehydrogenase, which produces MSKEFDVVVIGAGPGGYIAAIRAAQLGKSVACIEKWKNPAGTLKLGGTCLNVGCIPSKALLASSEEFENAQHHLADHGINVSDVNIDVSKMLARKEGIVEKMTKGIEFLFRKNKITWLKGHGKFTGKTDAGVQIEVSGEGETEVVTAKNVIIATGSKARHLPGIPVDNKIVADNEGALSFDTVPKKLAVIGAGVIGLELGSVWRRLGAEVTVLEALPEFLGAADVALSKEAAKLFKKQGLDIHVGVKVGEVKATDKNVTINYTDKDGNAQVLEADRLIVSVGRVPNTDNLGLEAIGLKANERGFIDVDNHCATSVPNVYAIGDVVRGPMLAHKAEDEGVLVAEIIDGQKPHIDYNCIPWVIYTEPEIAWVGKTEQQLKAEGREIKTGQFPFMANGRALGINKSDGFVKMIADAKTDELLGVHIISANASDLIAEAVVAMEFKAAAEDIGRICHPHPSLSEVMREAALATDKRALNM; this is translated from the coding sequence ATGTCCAAAGAATTTGACGTCGTCGTGATCGGCGCCGGCCCCGGCGGCTATATCGCGGCGATCCGCGCCGCACAGCTCGGCAAGTCGGTTGCCTGTATCGAAAAATGGAAGAACCCGGCCGGCACGCTGAAGCTCGGCGGCACCTGCCTGAACGTCGGCTGCATTCCGTCGAAGGCGCTGCTCGCCTCGTCGGAGGAGTTCGAGAACGCCCAGCATCACCTCGCTGACCACGGCATCAACGTGAGCGACGTGAACATCGACGTTTCGAAGATGCTCGCCCGCAAGGAAGGCATCGTCGAGAAGATGACGAAGGGTATCGAGTTCCTGTTCCGCAAGAACAAGATCACGTGGCTCAAGGGCCACGGCAAGTTCACCGGCAAGACCGACGCCGGCGTGCAGATCGAAGTGAGCGGCGAAGGCGAAACCGAAGTCGTCACGGCGAAGAACGTGATCATCGCGACGGGCTCGAAGGCGCGTCATCTGCCGGGCATCCCGGTCGACAACAAGATCGTCGCCGACAACGAAGGCGCGCTCTCGTTCGACACCGTGCCGAAGAAGCTGGCCGTGATCGGCGCCGGCGTGATCGGTCTGGAGCTGGGCTCGGTGTGGCGTCGTCTCGGCGCGGAAGTGACCGTGCTCGAAGCGCTGCCGGAATTCCTCGGCGCCGCTGACGTGGCGCTCTCGAAGGAAGCCGCCAAGCTCTTCAAGAAGCAGGGTCTCGACATTCACGTCGGCGTGAAGGTCGGCGAAGTGAAGGCGACGGACAAGAACGTCACGATCAACTACACAGACAAGGACGGCAACGCGCAAGTGCTCGAAGCCGACCGCCTGATCGTGTCGGTTGGCCGCGTGCCGAACACCGACAACCTCGGTCTCGAAGCAATCGGCCTGAAGGCCAACGAGCGCGGCTTCATCGACGTGGACAATCACTGCGCGACGAGCGTGCCGAACGTCTATGCGATCGGCGACGTGGTCCGTGGCCCGATGCTCGCGCACAAGGCCGAAGACGAAGGCGTGCTGGTGGCCGAGATCATCGACGGCCAGAAGCCGCACATCGACTACAACTGCATTCCGTGGGTGATCTACACCGAACCGGAAATCGCATGGGTCGGCAAGACGGAGCAGCAGCTGAAGGCCGAAGGCCGCGAGATCAAGACGGGCCAGTTCCCGTTCATGGCGAACGGCCGCGCGCTTGGCATCAACAAGTCGGACGGTTTCGTGAAGATGATCGCCGACGCCAAGACCGACGAGCTGCTCGGCGTGCACATCATCTCGGCCAACGCGTCGGATCTGATCGCGGAAGCCGTGGTGGCGATGGAGTTCAAGGCTGCCGCCGAAGACATCGGCCGCATCTGCCATCCGCACCCGTCGTTGTCTGAAGTCATGCGCGAAGCTGCACTCGCGACTGACAAGCGCGCGCTCAACATGTAA
- the odhB gene encoding 2-oxoglutarate dehydrogenase complex dihydrolipoyllysine-residue succinyltransferase — translation MAIVEVKVPQFSESVSEGTMLQWKKKPGEAIAQDEVVIEIETDKVVLEVPAPAAGVLAEILVGDGATVESEQVIAKIDTEGKAGAAAAPAAAAAPAAAAAPAAAPAAAVAASTASSTVASPAASKLMAEKGLSGGDVAGTGRDGRITKQDVLGAGAPKAAPAAAPAAKSAAAAKPSLPQVSAPASAANWLNDRPEQRVPMSRLRARIAERLLESQQTNAILTTFNEVNMAPVMDLRNKYKDKFEKEHGVKLGFMSFFVKAAVHALKKFPLVNASIDGNDIVYHGYFDIGIAVGSPRGLVVPILRNADQMSLADIEKKIAEFGQKAKDGKLSIEEMTGGTFSISNGGVFGSMLSTPIINPPQSAILGVHATKERAVVENGQIVIRPMNYLAMSYDHRIIDGREAVLSLVAMKDALEDPARLLLDL, via the coding sequence ATGGCTATCGTAGAAGTCAAGGTCCCGCAGTTTTCGGAGTCGGTGTCGGAAGGCACGATGCTGCAGTGGAAGAAGAAGCCGGGCGAAGCAATTGCCCAGGACGAAGTCGTCATCGAGATCGAAACCGATAAGGTCGTGCTCGAAGTGCCCGCGCCGGCTGCCGGCGTGCTGGCCGAGATCCTCGTTGGCGACGGCGCGACCGTCGAAAGCGAACAAGTGATCGCGAAGATCGACACGGAAGGCAAGGCTGGCGCCGCTGCGGCTCCCGCAGCCGCCGCCGCTCCGGCTGCTGCCGCTGCTCCCGCAGCTGCACCGGCTGCTGCTGTCGCCGCATCGACGGCCAGCAGCACCGTCGCATCGCCCGCAGCGTCGAAGCTGATGGCGGAGAAGGGTCTGTCGGGCGGCGACGTCGCCGGCACGGGCCGTGACGGCCGCATCACGAAGCAGGACGTGCTCGGCGCAGGCGCACCGAAGGCCGCTCCGGCTGCTGCACCGGCTGCCAAGTCCGCTGCTGCCGCCAAGCCGTCGCTGCCGCAAGTCAGCGCACCGGCATCGGCTGCGAACTGGCTCAACGACCGTCCGGAACAGCGCGTGCCGATGTCGCGTCTGCGTGCGCGTATCGCCGAGCGTCTGCTCGAGTCGCAGCAAACCAACGCCATCCTCACGACGTTCAACGAAGTGAACATGGCGCCGGTCATGGACCTGCGCAACAAGTACAAGGACAAGTTCGAGAAGGAACATGGCGTGAAGCTCGGCTTCATGTCGTTCTTCGTGAAGGCTGCCGTTCACGCCCTCAAGAAGTTCCCGCTCGTCAACGCGTCGATCGACGGCAACGACATCGTCTACCACGGCTACTTCGACATCGGTATCGCAGTCGGTTCGCCGCGCGGTCTGGTGGTGCCCATCCTGCGCAATGCAGATCAGATGAGCCTCGCCGACATCGAAAAGAAGATCGCCGAATTCGGCCAGAAGGCCAAGGACGGCAAGCTGTCGATCGAAGAAATGACGGGTGGTACGTTCTCGATCTCGAACGGCGGCGTGTTCGGCTCGATGCTGTCGACCCCGATCATCAACCCGCCGCAGTCGGCGATCCTCGGCGTGCACGCCACGAAGGAACGCGCTGTGGTGGAGAACGGCCAGATCGTGATCCGCCCGATGAACTACCTCGCGATGTCGTACGACCACCGCATCATCGACGGCCGCGAAGCCGTCCTGTCGCTGGTCGCGATGAAGGACGCGCTGGAAGATCCGGCTCGTCTGCTGCTCGACCTGTAA
- a CDS encoding 2-oxoglutarate dehydrogenase E1 component, which produces MSETMKQFQLNSYLFGGNAPYVEELYEAYLDNPASVPDTWREYFDALQNVPSSSGTADNDIAHGPIVESFAQRAKANAFVPKGGGEDLATARKQVYVQSLIGAYRFLGSQWANLDPLKRRERPPIPELEPAFYDFTEADMDQTFSATNLYFGFERASLREIVKALRDTYCGTIGAEYMYISDPEQKRWWKERLESIRSTPNFTNDKKKHILQRLTAAEGLERFLHTKYVGQKRFSLEGGESFIAAMDEVVRHAGAKGVQEIVIGMAHRGRLNVLVNTLGKMPADLFAEFEGKHVDDLPAGDVKYHKGFSSDVSTEGGPVHLSLAFNPSHLEIVNPVVEGSAKARMDRRGDADGLQVLPVQIHGDAAFAGQGVVMETLNLAQTRGYGTHGTLHIVINNQIGFTTSDPRDARSTLYCTDVVKMIEAPVLHVNGDDPEAVVLAIQLAVEFRMQYHKDVVVDIICFRKLGHNEQDTPAVTQPLMYKTIAKHPGTRALYAEKLVQQGVITAEDGDNYVKAYRAAMDEGHHTIDPVLSNYKSKYAVDWVPFLNRKWTDAADTAVPLAELKRLAERITTIPENFKVHPLVERVINDRRAMGKGEAKLDWGMGEHLAFASLVASGYAVRLTGQDSGRGTFTHRHAVLHDQNRERWDDGTYVPLQNIGENQAQFTVIDSVLSEEAVLGFEYGYSTAEPNTLVAWEGQFGDFVNGAQVVIDQFISSGEVKWGRVSGLTMLLPHGYEGQGPEHSSARIERFLQLCAEHNMQVVQPTTPAQIFHVLRRQMIRLFRKPLIIFTPKSLLRHKEAVSDLSELAKGTFQPVIGEVDEAIDAKKVKRVVACSGRVYFDLVAHRREAKANDVAIIRIEQLYPFAHKQFEAELKKYDNATEVVWVQDEPQNQGPWFYIEHHLKEGMKEGMKLAYSGRPASASPAVGYYAKHYEQQKTLIEGAFGRLKGAQVAK; this is translated from the coding sequence ATGTCGGAAACGATGAAGCAATTCCAGCTGAACTCCTATCTGTTCGGCGGCAATGCTCCGTATGTCGAAGAGCTATACGAAGCATATCTTGACAACCCTGCGTCCGTTCCGGACACCTGGCGTGAATACTTCGACGCACTGCAAAACGTGCCGTCGTCGAGTGGCACGGCCGACAACGACATCGCCCACGGGCCGATCGTCGAGTCGTTCGCGCAGCGCGCAAAAGCCAATGCATTCGTCCCCAAGGGTGGCGGCGAAGACCTCGCAACGGCTCGCAAGCAAGTCTACGTTCAGTCCCTCATCGGCGCATATCGCTTCCTGGGCTCGCAATGGGCCAACCTGGATCCGCTGAAGCGCCGCGAGCGTCCGCCTATCCCCGAGCTCGAACCTGCGTTCTACGACTTCACCGAAGCCGACATGGACCAGACGTTCAGCGCCACGAACCTGTATTTCGGTTTCGAGCGTGCGTCGCTGCGCGAGATCGTCAAGGCATTGCGCGACACGTACTGCGGCACGATCGGCGCCGAGTACATGTACATCAGCGATCCTGAACAAAAGCGCTGGTGGAAGGAACGCCTCGAGTCGATCCGCTCGACGCCGAACTTCACGAACGACAAGAAGAAGCACATTCTGCAGCGCCTGACGGCCGCCGAAGGCCTCGAGCGCTTCCTGCACACCAAGTACGTCGGCCAGAAGCGCTTCTCGCTCGAAGGCGGCGAGTCCTTCATCGCCGCGATGGACGAAGTCGTCCGCCACGCTGGCGCGAAGGGCGTGCAGGAAATCGTCATCGGCATGGCCCACCGTGGTCGTCTGAACGTGCTGGTCAATACGCTCGGCAAGATGCCGGCTGACCTCTTTGCCGAATTCGAAGGCAAGCACGTCGACGACCTGCCGGCAGGCGACGTGAAGTACCACAAGGGCTTCTCGTCGGACGTCTCGACCGAAGGCGGTCCGGTCCACCTGTCGCTCGCGTTCAACCCGTCGCACCTTGAAATCGTCAACCCGGTGGTCGAAGGCTCGGCGAAGGCCCGTATGGATCGTCGCGGCGACGCGGACGGCTTGCAGGTGCTGCCGGTGCAGATCCACGGCGACGCGGCCTTCGCAGGCCAGGGCGTCGTGATGGAAACGCTGAACCTCGCGCAAACGCGCGGTTACGGCACGCACGGCACGCTGCACATCGTCATCAACAACCAGATCGGCTTCACGACGTCGGACCCGCGCGATGCGCGCTCGACGCTCTACTGTACCGATGTGGTCAAGATGATCGAAGCGCCGGTGCTGCATGTGAACGGCGACGATCCGGAAGCGGTCGTGCTGGCTATCCAGCTCGCGGTCGAATTCCGCATGCAGTACCACAAGGATGTTGTGGTCGACATCATCTGCTTCCGCAAGCTGGGTCACAACGAGCAGGACACGCCGGCGGTCACGCAGCCGCTGATGTACAAGACGATCGCGAAGCACCCGGGCACCCGTGCGCTCTACGCCGAGAAGCTCGTGCAGCAGGGCGTCATCACGGCGGAAGACGGCGACAACTACGTCAAGGCCTACCGCGCCGCGATGGACGAAGGCCACCATACGATCGACCCCGTGCTCTCGAACTACAAGAGCAAGTACGCGGTGGACTGGGTGCCGTTCCTGAACCGCAAGTGGACCGACGCCGCCGATACGGCCGTGCCGCTCGCCGAACTCAAGCGTCTGGCCGAGCGCATCACCACGATCCCCGAGAACTTCAAGGTTCACCCGCTGGTCGAGCGCGTCATTAACGACCGCCGCGCGATGGGCAAGGGCGAAGCGAAGCTCGACTGGGGCATGGGCGAGCACCTCGCGTTCGCGTCGCTGGTCGCTTCGGGCTACGCCGTTCGACTGACGGGACAGGACTCGGGCCGCGGCACGTTCACGCACCGCCACGCCGTTCTGCACGATCAGAACCGCGAACGCTGGGACGACGGCACGTACGTGCCGCTGCAGAACATCGGCGAAAACCAGGCGCAGTTCACGGTGATCGACTCGGTCCTGTCCGAAGAAGCCGTGCTCGGCTTCGAATACGGCTACTCGACGGCTGAACCGAACACGCTCGTCGCGTGGGAAGGCCAGTTCGGCGACTTCGTCAACGGTGCGCAGGTCGTGATCGACCAGTTCATCTCGTCGGGCGAAGTGAAGTGGGGCCGCGTTTCGGGTCTCACGATGCTGCTGCCGCACGGCTACGAAGGCCAGGGTCCGGAGCACTCGTCGGCACGTATCGAGCGTTTCCTGCAGCTGTGCGCCGAGCACAACATGCAGGTCGTTCAGCCGACCACGCCGGCTCAGATCTTCCACGTGCTGCGCCGCCAGATGATCCGCCTGTTCCGCAAGCCGCTCATCATCTTCACGCCGAAGTCGCTGCTGCGTCACAAGGAAGCCGTGTCGGATCTGTCGGAACTCGCGAAGGGCACGTTCCAGCCGGTCATCGGCGAAGTGGACGAAGCCATCGACGCGAAGAAGGTCAAGCGCGTGGTGGCCTGCTCGGGCCGCGTGTACTTCGACCTCGTCGCGCACCGCCGCGAAGCGAAGGCGAACGACGTCGCGATCATCCGTATCGAACAGCTCTATCCGTTCGCGCACAAGCAGTTCGAAGCGGAGCTGAAGAAGTACGACAACGCGACCGAAGTGGTCTGGGTGCAGGACGAGCCGCAGAATCAAGGCCCGTGGTTCTACATCGAGCACCACCTGAAGGAAGGCATGAAGGAAGGCATGAAGCTCGCGTACAGCGGCCGTCCTGCTTCCGCATCGCCGGCGGTTGGCTACTACGCGAAGCACTACGAGCAGCAGAAGACGCTGATCGAAGGCGCATTCGGCCGCCTGAAGGGCGCGCAGGTCGCGAAGTAA
- the typA gene encoding translational GTPase TypA — protein sequence MSRALRNIAIIAHVDHGKTTLVDQLLRQTATFRDNQQVAERVMDSNDIEKERGITILSKNCAVEYEGTHINIVDTPGHADFGGEVERVLSMVDSVLLLVDAVEGPMPQTRFVTKKALALGLKPIVVVNKIDRPGARIDWVINQTFDLFDKLGATEEQLDFPVVYASGLNGYASLSPDAREGDMRPLFDAVLEYVPVRDADPEGPLQLQITSLDYSAYVGRIGVGRIKRGRIKPGQPVALRFGPEGQVMNRKINQVLAFSGLERVQVESAEAGDIVLINGIEDIGIGATICAVDTPEALPMITVDEPTLTMNFLVNSSPLAGKEGKFVTSRQIRDRLTKELNHNVALRVKDTGDETTFEVSGRGELHLTILIENMRREGYELAVSRPRVVLHEVDGVKQEPYEMLTVDVEDAHQGGVMEELGRRKGEMLDMASDGRGRTRLEYRIPARGLIGFQGEFMTLTRGTGLMSHVFDAYGPVKDGTLGERRNGVLISQDDGAAVAYALWKLQDRGRMFVKPGDALYEGMIIGIHSRDNDLVVNPIKGKQLTNVRASGTDEAVRLVPPIQMSLEYAVEFIDDDELVEVTPQSIRLRKRHLKEHERRRASREAGAE from the coding sequence ATGTCCCGCGCTCTTCGCAACATCGCCATCATTGCCCACGTCGACCACGGCAAGACTACGCTCGTCGACCAGCTCCTCCGTCAGACCGCCACGTTCCGTGACAACCAGCAGGTCGCCGAGCGCGTGATGGACTCGAACGACATCGAAAAAGAGCGTGGTATCACGATTCTTTCGAAGAACTGCGCGGTCGAGTACGAAGGCACCCACATCAATATCGTCGACACCCCGGGCCACGCCGACTTCGGCGGTGAAGTGGAGCGCGTGCTGTCGATGGTCGACTCGGTGCTGCTGCTCGTCGACGCGGTCGAAGGCCCGATGCCGCAAACGCGCTTCGTGACCAAGAAGGCGCTGGCGCTCGGCCTCAAGCCGATCGTCGTCGTCAACAAGATCGACCGTCCGGGCGCGCGTATCGACTGGGTGATCAACCAGACGTTCGACCTGTTCGACAAGCTCGGTGCGACCGAAGAACAGCTCGACTTCCCGGTGGTCTACGCTTCGGGCCTGAACGGCTACGCTTCGCTGTCGCCGGACGCGCGCGAAGGCGACATGCGTCCCCTGTTCGACGCCGTGCTCGAATACGTGCCGGTTCGCGATGCGGATCCGGAAGGCCCGCTGCAGCTCCAGATCACCTCGCTCGACTACTCGGCGTATGTTGGCCGCATCGGCGTGGGCCGTATCAAGCGTGGTCGTATCAAGCCGGGTCAGCCGGTTGCGCTGCGCTTCGGTCCGGAAGGCCAGGTCATGAACCGCAAGATCAACCAGGTGCTGGCGTTCAGCGGCCTGGAGCGCGTCCAGGTCGAATCGGCTGAGGCCGGCGATATCGTGCTGATCAACGGTATTGAAGACATCGGTATCGGCGCGACGATCTGCGCGGTCGACACGCCCGAAGCGCTGCCGATGATCACGGTGGACGAGCCGACGCTCACGATGAACTTCCTCGTGAACTCGTCGCCGCTCGCCGGCAAGGAAGGCAAGTTCGTGACGAGCCGCCAGATCCGCGATCGTCTGACGAAGGAACTGAACCACAACGTCGCGCTGCGCGTGAAGGACACGGGCGACGAAACCACGTTCGAAGTCTCGGGCCGTGGCGAACTGCACCTGACGATCCTGATCGAAAACATGCGCCGCGAAGGCTACGAGCTGGCCGTGTCGCGTCCGCGCGTGGTGCTGCACGAAGTCGACGGCGTGAAGCAGGAGCCGTACGAAATGCTGACCGTGGACGTCGAAGACGCCCACCAGGGTGGTGTGATGGAAGAGCTGGGCCGCCGTAAGGGCGAAATGCTCGACATGGCTTCGGACGGCCGTGGCCGCACGCGTCTCGAGTACCGTATTCCGGCGCGTGGCCTGATCGGCTTCCAGGGCGAGTTCATGACGCTCACGCGCGGCACGGGCCTGATGAGCCACGTGTTCGACGCTTACGGTCCGGTCAAGGACGGTACGCTCGGCGAGCGCCGCAACGGCGTGCTGATCTCGCAGGATGACGGCGCCGCTGTCGCCTACGCGCTGTGGAAGCTGCAGGATCGCGGCCGCATGTTCGTGAAGCCGGGCGACGCGCTGTACGAAGGCATGATCATCGGCATTCACAGCCGCGACAACGACCTCGTCGTGAACCCGATCAAGGGCAAGCAGCTCACCAACGTGCGCGCCTCGGGCACCGACGAAGCCGTGCGCCTCGTGCCGCCGATCCAGATGTCGCTCGAATACGCAGTGGAATTCATCGACGACGACGAACTCGTGGAAGTCACGCCGCAATCGATCCGTCTGCGCAAGCGCCACCTGAAGGAACACGAGCGTCGCCGCGCAAGCCGCGAAGCCGGTGCCGAATAA
- a CDS encoding MarR family winged helix-turn-helix transcriptional regulator gives MTDPTPTPPPEVRDYDLGESVGYLISRVKSTMSNMVTQRAVAELGVTSQQASILFMVASGKCTLAAELAREYGIDASAVTRLVDRLEKRGLLKRVRSSEDRRAVRLALTPEGLAIAARMPAIFRSVTEHLSAGFTPEEVGFLKSMLRRILSNSCEANQSSSPNPPEN, from the coding sequence ATGACGGATCCGACTCCCACGCCCCCGCCCGAAGTCCGCGATTACGACCTTGGCGAGAGCGTCGGCTACCTGATCTCGCGGGTGAAATCGACGATGTCGAACATGGTCACCCAGCGCGCCGTTGCCGAACTCGGCGTCACGAGCCAGCAGGCCAGCATCCTGTTCATGGTGGCGAGCGGCAAGTGCACGCTCGCAGCCGAACTCGCCCGCGAGTACGGCATCGACGCGAGCGCCGTCACCCGGCTCGTTGACCGGCTTGAGAAGCGCGGGCTCCTGAAGCGCGTGCGCAGCTCCGAAGACCGTCGCGCGGTGCGCCTCGCGCTCACGCCCGAAGGCCTTGCCATCGCCGCGCGCATGCCGGCGATTTTCCGTAGCGTCACAGAGCATCTTTCGGCCGGATTCACACCCGAGGAGGTCGGCTTCCTGAAGAGCATGTTGCGGCGGATTCTTTCGAATAGCTGCGAAGCTAACCAGAGTTCGAGCCCGAATCCGCCCGAGAATTGA